CGGACAGAGTTTATTGACGCATCGGTTCATTTGATAAACAAATCATGCGATCGGAGAAATAAAATGCTTTTTGGATTGAACAAAACCGCCAGTGATATTAATAGATATAAAAGCCAACTTTTCTCGCAATGTACGCAAAACGTCTTGATAATCTCCCCCCGTATCTGTTTGCACAAATAGATAAGCTGAAGGCTGAAAAGAGAGCAGAAGGCGTGGATATCATAGATCTCGGTGTCGGCGACCCTGACCTCCCTACACCGCCTCATATTGTCGAGGCTCTCTGCGAAGCGGCAAGGGACCCGGCCACTCACCATTACCCGGATTATACCGGGATGATCCAGTACCGCGAGGCCGTTGCCTCCTGGTATAAGTCCAGGTTTAACGTCGACCTCGACCCCAAAACCGAGGTGCTTGCACTTATAGGATCGAAGGAGGGCATCGCCCATGTGCCCGAGGCATTCGTCAATCCCGGCGAATATGTCCTGGTACCGGACCCGGGATATCCGGTATACAAGACATCCACCCTCTTCGCAGAGGGAAAGGTCTGGGAGATGCCGCTCTCCGAGGAGAACAAGTTCCTCCCCGATCTCGATGCAATACCTGCGGATGTCCTGAAAAACGCATCTCTAATGTTTATCGGTTACCCCAACAACCCGACGGCTGCTATCGCACCGATGTCGTTCTTCAACGAGGCCGTCGAGTTCGCCAGGGAGAACGGGATCGTAGTAGTCCATGACAACGCCTACTCGGAGATAACATTCGACGGGTACAAGGCCCCCTCCTTCCTCCAGGCCGACGGTGCGAAAGAGGTCGGAATGGAGATGCATTCGCTCTCCAAGACCTACAATATGACCGGCTGGAGGCTCGGTATGGCTGCGGGCGGTGAAGAATTCATCTCCGGCCTCGGAAGAGTAAAGACGAATATCGATTCGGGTGCCTTCGATGCAATCCAGAGGGCGGGAATCACTGCACTTACTTCTTCGCAGCAGAGCGTGGCCGATGCCTGTAAGGTATATCAGGAAAGACGCGATATTTTAATAACAGGACTAAAGGGTCTCGGGTTTGATGTCGCTGCGCCCAAAGCTACCTTTTATGTCTGGATGAAAGTTCCCGACTCCATGAGCTTCGCCCGTAAGATGCTCGATGAAGCGGGAATTGTCGTTACTCCGGGCACAGGATTCGGAAGGAACGGCGAGGGTTACGTGAGATTCGCCATAACCCGTGACACAAACAGAATAAGCGAGGCCCTGGAAAGAATGAGGAGGATTGACTTTTGAAGCTGCCTGATCACTTAAGCATAAGAAACGGACACCTGTATATTGGACAACACGATACTGTGGACCTTGCCGAACAGTACGGCACTCCCTGTTATGTATCGGATGAAGAGCGTATTAGACAGAATTTTCTCCGCTACAACAGTGCATTGAGAGAGTATTACAACGATGTCCAGCTTCTCTATGCAGCAAAGGCGAACGGAAATCTCTCCGTCATGAGGGTTCTCGCGAAGATGGGTGCAGGTGCGGATGTATTTTCATCCGGAGAGCTGCACCTTGCACTCCTTGCGGGGATGCCCCCTGAAAAACTCCTCTTCAACGGGAGTTCGAAGACAACAGAGGATCTTGAACTTGCCGTGGACAAAGGCGTTCGTGTGTCGCTCGACTCTTTCGATGAACTGAGGCAGCTCTCGGAGGTTGCAAAGAGAAAAGGAAAGGAGGTCGAAGTTTCGTTCAGGATCAATCCCGCACTCGAGGTTCCGACCCATCCCAAGATCGCAACCGGCCTTGCGACGAGCAAATTCGGGATTCCTGCAGGCCAGATCCTTGACGCATACAAGGCGGCCATGGAAGCCGATAACGTGACGCCTGTCGGAATGCACTGCCATATCGGTTCTCAGATCCTTGATGTGGCGCCGTTCGGAAAGGCCGCCGAGGTTATGGTCGATCTTGCGGGAAAGATAACAGATCTCGGTGTTCGTCTTGCATTCATAGACATAGGCGGCGGGCTCGGCATTCCTTATAACCGGGAGACCGACAAGATGCCCACGCCTGAAGAATATGCAAAGGCAGTGATGCCTGTATTCCTCAAAGGAATTGAAAAGCTCGGGATTAAGGCCCAGCTATGGGTGGAGCCGGGCAGGTACCTTGTCGGTGATTCCACGATACTTCTTACGAAGGTTAACTCCGTCAAAAAGGCGCACAAGAACTTTGTCAATGTTGATGCCGGATTCAATCTCCTTATCAGGCCTGCAATGTACGATGCATATCATGAAGTCGTTGTTGCAAACAGGGCTGATGAGGCTCCTGTCGAGACGTATACGGTTACAGGCCCCATATGCGAGACCGGAGACATTCTTGCAGCGGACAGGAAGCTTCCTGTGGTAGCTGACAGCGATATCATGGCAGTCCTTGATGCCGGTGCTTACGGCTATTCGATGGCTTCGCAGTATAACAGCCGTCCCAGGTGCATGGAGGTTATGGTGAAGGGAGAAAAGTCGGCACCCATGCGCAGGAGAGAGAGCATAATCGATATCATCAATACGATGCAGAAGCTCCCCTGGCACGAAGAGTAGGGGTTACAGGGGTTAAAGTCAGGTGAGAATCCATTACGCCCTGATGGATGACCTCTGCTCGTGGGAAGAGTTCGAAAGGCTTGTCGAAGACAGGGTGGGGGTCTCCGCCGATGAAAAGGAGGAAAGGTCTGCCGCAAGAGATGTGGTATCGGACGCCGGGAGGCTCCATACGCACCTGTCGGCACTAAAGGCAGGCCCGTCCCTGGTCTCTTTTTTTTGTCGTGTAATTGAAGTTAAGAAAGCTGAAAGGTTCGAACGTCAGGAAGGCGGTTACGGCTTCGTATCCAGGGTCTTGTGCGGGGATGAGACCGGTGAAGTCGTGCTTACTCTCTGGGACGAAAAGGCATTTGCGGCCGGGGAGATCTCCGAAGGTGAGATCCTTGAGGTGGTGGGCAGGTTCAGGAGGAAAGGTGCCGTCGATGTCGCCGATCTCAGGAAACCCGAGAACCCTCCTGAGATTACGCTTCGAAAGAACGGTATGAAGACCTTCAGTCCTGTATCTCTTGATTGCGTTATTCTCGTCTTTGCCGGAGAGGGAGTTTTTCAGGCTCCGGGCGGGAAGGAGTCGCGTTATATACGCCTCATAACCGGTGACCGTTCGGGGGAGGCTGAGATTATGTTCTGGAATAACGAATCGGCAAAAACGTTTAATTGTGGCGATTTTGTCCGGATATCAGGCATATACGAGAGGCCCTCTTCAGGTCCGAAGAAAAGTTACACTGCCGATGAAAAATCCCTGATAGCACCTGTTCCTGTGGAAGAAGGGAAGATTGTTCATGAGTTTTCATCGCGGATTTCCGGGATCCGTGAAGACTGGTGGGGATCGATCCAGGTCTGTATCGATGATCCGGGGAGGGTGCGTGATTTCGTTACCAGAAAGGGTGCTGCATCTCATGTCAGGAACCTGCAGGTATATGATGAGAGCGGGGCAGGGGCTTTGGTCATCTGGGGAGAACAGGCGTGTCTGCCTTTTGTGAAAGGCGACAAAATCGAGATCTTCTTCGCGGAGGCAAGGGAAGGATCGAAAAGACCCGGGTTCAATGAAATCCCGTCATTGCCGGAGATCCATGCCGGTTACAGCTCTTTTGTATCTCTTAAGGAGAACGGTGGGGAACAGGTCTGCATTAGGGGAATCATTACTCCGCGAGGCGGTGGCTGCTACAGCATTGACAGCAGAGATTGCTGTTACCTGTTAAAAGAACTGAAAAACGGGATGCTTCCATGCTCCGAAGTTCTTGTATGGGGCATCTTATATGATTCAGGAAGAGTTGAGGTGAGCCGGTTCGAGATCTGCGGAGAAGATATCGATCTGATGAAGTCAGGGCTTGATGAAGTGAAAAAGCGATGCGGGTGCTGAGCCGGCGATTACTTTCGCACCGCATGGCGTGCTATCTTTATTATCAATCTGGCTATTGATTAGTATGAAAAGTTGCCTGGAGCTTCTTCTACAGGCACATTTTAAGAAAGTTCGAGAGGTATAAAAAATGACAGAACTTGAGATTGAAGATCTGCCCGGTGTCGGGCCTACAACTGCAGACAAACTCCGTGAAGCCGGTTACAGCACCATTGAGGGTATAGCAACCGCCTCATTTGCCGACCTCGCCGAGGCCGCTGAGATCGGTGAATCGACGGCAAAAAAGATGATTCGCGAGGCCAGGAAGATGGCCGATATCGGAGGGTTCCGGAAGGGTACCGATGTCCTTGAAGAGAGAAAGAAAGTCCGTAAACTGACTACTTTCGTTCCCGAGTTTGACGCACTTATGGGCGGAGGGCTCGAGACCATGTCGATAATTGAATTCTACGGTGAGTTCGGTTCAGGTAAAAGCCAGATCGCGCACCAGATGGCTGTAAACGCCCAGCTCCCCGAGGATGTCGGCGGGCTCAATGGATCGGTCATATACATAGATACGGAGAATACATTCCGTCCCGAGAGGATACGCCAGATGGTCGAAGGGCTTGATCTCGAAGATGTTCCCTCGCCCGAGGAGTTCCTCGAGCATATCCACGTGGCCGAGGCATTTACATCGGATCACCAGATGCTCCTTTTGGACAATGTCCGTGAACTTGCCGCAGAATTAAAAGAGACCGATAAACCCTTAAAACTCATTGTGGTCGACTCTCTCATGGCCCATTTCCGTGCAGAGTATGCCGGACGAGGAACCCTGTCCCTAAGGCAGCAAAAGCTCAACAAGCACATGTATGATCTCGCAAAGCTTGCGAAAGAGTTCAATGCAGTCGTAATTGTCACAAACCAGGTTCAGTCGAATCCTGCTGTGTTTTTCGGAGACCCGACGAAACCGACCGGGGGAAACATCGTTGGTCATGCCTCCAAGTTCAGGGTATACCTCCGCAAGAGCAAAGGCGGGAAACGTGTTGCAAAACTTGTCGACAGCCCCGACCAGCCTGAAGGCGAGGCCGCTTTCTCGGTCGAGATGGCAGGTCTTAAACCTGTATGATTGATAATATCATATAGATGAACAATAAATCCTCTTTTCATCCCCGTGCAGTTATAACCGATATCGACGGGACAATAACAAATAAAGAGCGCCGCCTGAACCTGGATTCGGTCTCTGTAATCAGGACCCTTGTGGATAACGGAATACCCGTTGTTCTTGCAAGCGGAAATACCGAATGCTCGCTCACATTTCTCTGTAAGATGATCGGAACTGACGGCACGATTATCGCCGAGAACGGTGGCCTTTACAAGATCACATATGCAGGGGAGAGAAAGATCTGTTCGGACAGGGCCGCGTGTCTTGAGGCTTATGAGAAGGTCCGCGAATATTACGATGAAAAAGGAATAGAACTTCAGCTCTACAGCCCTGAATATCGTTTTGCAGACGTTGCATTTGCGAGAACAGTAGACCCGGCCGAGGTTCGCGAGATTGTGTCGGGAATGCCTGTAAAGATCCTTGATTCCGGTTTTGCAATACATATCCAGTCCGGGGATATCAACAAAGGAACCACCCTGGCACTTGTGGCGGAAGAGATGGGCATACCATTATCGGATTTTGTTGCAGTAGGAGATTCGGACAATGACAGGGAGATGATTAAGGCCGCAGGGCTTGGTATTGCGGTTGCAGGTGGTCAGAGCGGAGCAGTCGAGGCAGCAGACTCTGTCAGCATGAAAAAATATGGGGACGGGTTTTCGGAAAAAATCAGGGAAATCTTCAGTTCATTCTTTTGACAGGTACCTGTCAACGACTATGTAGTCTTTTATATCCCTTACAGCTTCGAAAGGAATAAAAAGGCGCTCTCCGTCAACTTTGTAACCGCCCGTGTCAAAGCCCTGCTCGGGCCTGACTACAAGGCTGTCGACATTTCCTGTGTCAAGATCGATCATAATGTTCCTGATTGTCCCAATAACCATCCCGTCTGTACTCATAACCTGCTTTTTTGAAAGATTTCGGGAAAATACATTCTTCATGTTAAAAAAAATAGTGCAATAATACTATTTAAATTATCTTAAAGAAATTCAGTATGAATTATTTTTTAGCCGTTTCAGCACTTTTACCGGTTTAAAGATTTCCATCCTGTCTATGGGGACGGGAAAACTTTAAGGATGTCTGACTGCGTAAGTATTCCGATCGGCTTTTTTCCGTCTACGATTACTATCCTTCCGATTTCCTGCTCTTTGAATCTTCCTATGACCTCGAAAAGGTTGATATTCGGGGGAGCGATCACGACATCCTCCGTCATGATTTTATCCATCGTCGTGTCCATGTCCTTCCCCTCATCGAGTTTATGTGCAATGTCTGAAAGCGTCACTATCCCCACAAGCATATCCTTGTCCATTACCGGTGCCCCGTGTATGTGGTGCCTGCTGAAAAGCGATATTGCATCTTTTATAGTGTCGTTGATGTCCAGTTTCTGGACAGGGCTGCTCATGTAGTGGCTGATCTGCTTCTTGGGGAGGGAGATCATCTCAGATATGGATATCAGGAGCGACCTGTTCACCTCGTCCTTGCCATAGACCTCTCCCTTTACAAGGAGCTTGTTTACAGGTGTAGGCCCAAGGGTGATCTCGTCGCCGATATTGAAGCCCTTGACACTGCCTATGATTCTCACAACGGCGTGGCATAGGTCCGGGTGGCACAACGTCGTGAAGTCAAGTTCCGCGACATTTACACTTTTGAGATATTCCCCGTTGACCTGCAGGGGCACATCGCTTCCCTTTTCATAATCCAGAAGGTTTAATTCGTTATAAGCCGACGAAGAGGGAGTGTAACCCCCTTTCGGTCCCGGAACACCCTCGACAAGGCCCAGCGCCTTCAGCGCCTGCATCTGGTTTCGTACTGTTCCCGGGTTCCTTTTTAATAGTTCGGCGATCTCTTCACCTTTTATTGCCACAGACTTCCTGTGGTAAAGCGTGATTAAAGTGATAAGGATATCCTTCTGGATAAGGGACAACTCCATAATAAATTAATCATATAGGTTTACATAAATAGATTCGGGTTATTATCAGTGGAATTCGAAAAGATACCAACAATCCCCACGGCCGAGGAGATACTTGACAGGTCGCTGGGGCGGGCTTCAGCCATAAAAAAGGAAAAAAGGAATAAAGACCGCGCGAACGAGGAGTTCATACGTTCGGTATACAGTTCGGTCTATGACAAACTTACAGATACAGTTTCAAAATTTCCAAGTTTCGACCAGATATCCCCGTTTTATATGGATATCATAAATATCCTGCTCAGTGTAGACAATATCAAAAAGTCCCTGGGGGCGATACAGTGGGCCGCATCCCAGTCACGCGAAATAGGGAGAATGTATGCACGGGAGATGCGTAATGCGGAGAATCCTGTCGAACTCAGGAAGAAGGCGACGGCAAGAATTGCGTCCGTTCTTTACCAGGTGGACAGCGATCTGAAGTACCTGAACGAAACACGAAACATTCTCCGGAAACTTCCCGATATTCGCGAGGAGGAGTTCACCGTGGTGGTCGCAGGTTACCCCAACGTAGGCAAGTCCTCGTTTATTGCCCTTGTGTCATCGGCAAAACCGCAGATCGCCGGATACGCCTTTACGACGAAGAGCATCATGGTAGGGCACCACCCTGTAGGAAGGGAGAGAATCCAGATCGTGGATACTCCCGGCCTCCTGGACAGGCCCCATGAAAAGAGAAACGATGTCGAGAACCAGGCGATGACAGCTATTAAAAATGTCTCGGACCTGATACTGTTTATTGTCGACGCGAGCGAGACATGCGGTTATTCTGTCGGGGATCAGTTAGGTCTTCTCGAAAATGTCAAAAAAATTGTGGGAGAGACTCCCGTAGTAGTCGTCATAAACAAATGCGATGTCCGGAGGATGGACGGGTATCCGAATATGTCGACAAATACAAGAGAAGGGGTATCGGATATTATGAAGATAATTCTTAAAGAAAGGGAATCCAGCCCCAAGTCCCGGCGAGAGTGCACCCTATAAGGAATCCGATAATCGCACCGCCGTTGAGTGTCGGAAGTCCTGCCTGCGGTCTTCCCTTGACCACATACCATAACAGGACACAGAGACCGGCAAGAGATCCTATCATTGCAGCGATCGTCGGGAGGATCGATATCGGATTGTCGGGAGTGCTGATGAAAACATAAGAAGATACAACAATTATCGTTGGCATGATGAGATCTCCCATGCCCATGATAAAGGCCCCTCTCTCTTCTTTTCCCTCTCCGATGTTCAGATCGTCCTTAATGTAGGAATAATTTCGTGATTTGGGAATTACCACGAGTATAGGCGATTTTGTATTTATCACCCCTTCCGCGAGCGAAATCATGTGTTTCGTCTTGTACACCGATATCGCATCGTAAGCGGCAAGGATTACAAGCAGCACGATCGCAGGGAAGACCTCGAGCGAGATGCCGAAGATGGATGCCGTACCTGCACAGATCAGGATTCCGAGAATATCGATGACATACCACTCGGGATATTTATAGAGAAGTGCCATCGATCCAGCAGATAGAAGCAGTACAAAAACCGCAGCGAGGAGCTCCGATTCAGTGAGCAGCAGTGCAATTGCACTGTAGATATACAAAAATACGAGGAATATGGATACCCCGATGATGTACCCGAGAATGCGTTTAAACCCGTGCCTGATCAGCAGGAGCATTATCGCAGTGAAGACGAGAAGTATTATTATAAAATATAGTATATTCTCGACAGCCCCCGGGTCCTCAAAGGCAGCATATCCCGCTTCGTTTATTGTCGGTGTGATGAGCAGTGCACCCAGCTGTACTGCTATCATCATGACAAACATTGCAAACAGAGGCAGATTTTCTTTAACGTTCATATTTTAAAACCCCCTAACCCCTTGTTTAGGGAAAAACGGTGATATTGTTTCTCCTAAGAAGTTATCGTTTTCATAAATATCGACAGTTAGATTAATTAATTCTCTGTAATCATTTAAGAACATGGATGAAAGAGAAAGAACGAAGGATGTGATTCTTGCAGTCATCCTTGTCATATCTACACTTGTAATGGTGATCAGGTTATGGCAGGACTGGATCGTTGCAGTATCGACAGGTCTTATGATGATCTCTCTTGCAGGTCTGATACTGTCCCTCGGCAGGAGACTCGAGAGCTTTGAAAAAGCCGTGTCTACAAGAGAAATGACAATGAGAATGAACTTTGAGGAGATCTCAAAAAGTATTGACGAGAAGTGCGACAGGATGGTAGGGGATGTAGAAGCGACTGTCAGTTCACTTTCCCGCCGGGTATATCGTTAAATATCCCGAATTCTTTTTTGGTGAATAATTAATGGGCGTAGCAATAAGGGATCTGATCTCCGACTATAAAACTCCCGTAGACTGGGCCGACCTCCTGGGAACCGCGGCAGTCGACGGAAATAATGCACTGTACCAGTTTCTGACAACAATAAGACAGCCCGACGGGACTCCGCTCATGGACAGGGAAGGACGGGTAACTTCGCACCTGTCCGGGATTTTTTTCCGAATAACCACCTTCCTTGAGAACAATATAAAACCGGTTTTCATCTTTGACGGTGCACCTCCAGAGTTTAAATCGGAGACGCTCGAACAGCGCAGGGAGAGAAAAGCGGTGGCCGAAACAGCCTACAGGCAGGCTGTCGCGGTAGGGGATACAGCATCCGCCTTCCGTCATGCAAGGGCTGCGACAAAAGTCGACGAGACAATAATTGCAGGGACGAAGGAACTTTTGGGATATATGGGAATTCCCTGTATAGACGCCATGAGCGAGGGGGAGGCACAGGCGGCGTACATGGCCATGAACGGAGATGTAAGGTACTCTATATCCCAGGACTACGATTCTCTCCTCTTCGGGGCCCCGAGGCTTGTCAGGAACCTGACCGTAAGCCGGAAGAGAAAGGTCAGAGGTAGGGTGATCACAGTCAATCCCGAAG
The window above is part of the Methanolacinia paynteri genome. Proteins encoded here:
- the radA gene encoding DNA repair and recombination protein RadA; translation: MTELEIEDLPGVGPTTADKLREAGYSTIEGIATASFADLAEAAEIGESTAKKMIREARKMADIGGFRKGTDVLEERKKVRKLTTFVPEFDALMGGGLETMSIIEFYGEFGSGKSQIAHQMAVNAQLPEDVGGLNGSVIYIDTENTFRPERIRQMVEGLDLEDVPSPEEFLEHIHVAEAFTSDHQMLLLDNVRELAAELKETDKPLKLIVVDSLMAHFRAEYAGRGTLSLRQQKLNKHMYDLAKLAKEFNAVVIVTNQVQSNPAVFFGDPTKPTGGNIVGHASKFRVYLRKSKGGKRVAKLVDSPDQPEGEAAFSVEMAGLKPV
- a CDS encoding presenilin family intramembrane aspartyl protease PSH: MNVKENLPLFAMFVMMIAVQLGALLITPTINEAGYAAFEDPGAVENILYFIIILLVFTAIMLLLIRHGFKRILGYIIGVSIFLVFLYIYSAIALLLTESELLAAVFVLLLSAGSMALLYKYPEWYVIDILGILICAGTASIFGISLEVFPAIVLLVILAAYDAISVYKTKHMISLAEGVINTKSPILVVIPKSRNYSYIKDDLNIGEGKEERGAFIMGMGDLIMPTIIVVSSYVFISTPDNPISILPTIAAMIGSLAGLCVLLWYVVKGRPQAGLPTLNGGAIIGFLIGCTLAGTWGWIPFL
- a CDS encoding phosphoglycolate phosphatase; the protein is MNNKSSFHPRAVITDIDGTITNKERRLNLDSVSVIRTLVDNGIPVVLASGNTECSLTFLCKMIGTDGTIIAENGGLYKITYAGERKICSDRAACLEAYEKVREYYDEKGIELQLYSPEYRFADVAFARTVDPAEVREIVSGMPVKILDSGFAIHIQSGDINKGTTLALVAEEMGIPLSDFVAVGDSDNDREMIKAAGLGIAVAGGQSGAVEAADSVSMKKYGDGFSEKIREIFSSFF
- a CDS encoding NOG1 family protein; the protein is MEFEKIPTIPTAEEILDRSLGRASAIKKEKRNKDRANEEFIRSVYSSVYDKLTDTVSKFPSFDQISPFYMDIINILLSVDNIKKSLGAIQWAASQSREIGRMYAREMRNAENPVELRKKATARIASVLYQVDSDLKYLNETRNILRKLPDIREEEFTVVVAGYPNVGKSSFIALVSSAKPQIAGYAFTTKSIMVGHHPVGRERIQIVDTPGLLDRPHEKRNDVENQAMTAIKNVSDLILFIVDASETCGYSVGDQLGLLENVKKIVGETPVVVVINKCDVRRMDGYPNMSTNTREGVSDIMKIILKERESSPKSRRECTL
- the fen gene encoding flap endonuclease-1, whose amino-acid sequence is MGVAIRDLISDYKTPVDWADLLGTAAVDGNNALYQFLTTIRQPDGTPLMDREGRVTSHLSGIFFRITTFLENNIKPVFIFDGAPPEFKSETLEQRRERKAVAETAYRQAVAVGDTASAFRHARAATKVDETIIAGTKELLGYMGIPCIDAMSEGEAQAAYMAMNGDVRYSISQDYDSLLFGAPRLVRNLTVSRKRKVRGRVITVNPEEILLSDLLDGKGITREDLIEIGILVGTDFNSGVKGVGAKTALKIVKSGKFYETFEENDPEFDPAPVKEFFLNPPVSKDYSLSWSHVDREGVVSYLCGRHDFSEDRVNSVLERIGVKSGQKTLDSWF
- a CDS encoding CBS domain-containing protein — its product is MELSLIQKDILITLITLYHRKSVAIKGEEIAELLKRNPGTVRNQMQALKALGLVEGVPGPKGGYTPSSSAYNELNLLDYEKGSDVPLQVNGEYLKSVNVAELDFTTLCHPDLCHAVVRIIGSVKGFNIGDEITLGPTPVNKLLVKGEVYGKDEVNRSLLISISEMISLPKKQISHYMSSPVQKLDINDTIKDAISLFSRHHIHGAPVMDKDMLVGIVTLSDIAHKLDEGKDMDTTMDKIMTEDVVIAPPNINLFEVIGRFKEQEIGRIVIVDGKKPIGILTQSDILKVFPSP
- a CDS encoding LL-diaminopimelate aminotransferase → MYAKRLDNLPPYLFAQIDKLKAEKRAEGVDIIDLGVGDPDLPTPPHIVEALCEAARDPATHHYPDYTGMIQYREAVASWYKSRFNVDLDPKTEVLALIGSKEGIAHVPEAFVNPGEYVLVPDPGYPVYKTSTLFAEGKVWEMPLSEENKFLPDLDAIPADVLKNASLMFIGYPNNPTAAIAPMSFFNEAVEFARENGIVVVHDNAYSEITFDGYKAPSFLQADGAKEVGMEMHSLSKTYNMTGWRLGMAAGGEEFISGLGRVKTNIDSGAFDAIQRAGITALTSSQQSVADACKVYQERRDILITGLKGLGFDVAAPKATFYVWMKVPDSMSFARKMLDEAGIVVTPGTGFGRNGEGYVRFAITRDTNRISEALERMRRIDF
- a CDS encoding PRC-barrel domain-containing protein; its protein translation is MKNVFSRNLSKKQVMSTDGMVIGTIRNIMIDLDTGNVDSLVVRPEQGFDTGGYKVDGERLFIPFEAVRDIKDYIVVDRYLSKE
- the lysA gene encoding diaminopimelate decarboxylase, which gives rise to MKLPDHLSIRNGHLYIGQHDTVDLAEQYGTPCYVSDEERIRQNFLRYNSALREYYNDVQLLYAAKANGNLSVMRVLAKMGAGADVFSSGELHLALLAGMPPEKLLFNGSSKTTEDLELAVDKGVRVSLDSFDELRQLSEVAKRKGKEVEVSFRINPALEVPTHPKIATGLATSKFGIPAGQILDAYKAAMEADNVTPVGMHCHIGSQILDVAPFGKAAEVMVDLAGKITDLGVRLAFIDIGGGLGIPYNRETDKMPTPEEYAKAVMPVFLKGIEKLGIKAQLWVEPGRYLVGDSTILLTKVNSVKKAHKNFVNVDAGFNLLIRPAMYDAYHEVVVANRADEAPVETYTVTGPICETGDILAADRKLPVVADSDIMAVLDAGAYGYSMASQYNSRPRCMEVMVKGEKSAPMRRRESIIDIINTMQKLPWHEE